A window of the Acidobacteriota bacterium genome harbors these coding sequences:
- a CDS encoding fumarate reductase/succinate dehydrogenase flavoprotein subunit — protein MKLVSKVPSGPIEKIWDNHRFQMKLINPANKRKHELIVVGTGLAGGSAAASLAELGYHVKAFCIQDSPRRAHSIAAQGGINAAKNYPNDGDSIWRLFYDTVKGGDYRSRESNVYRLAQVSNSIIDQCVAQGVPFAREYGGTLANRSFGGAQVSRTFYARGQTGQQLLLGAYGALMRQVDSGQVQMLPRREMLDVVVVDGKARGIVVRNLDTGELERHAGDAVILCTGGYGNVFYLSTNAFNSNVTAAWRCHRRGAAFANPCFTQIHPTCIPVSGDYQSKLTLMSESLRNDGRVWVPRKKDDDRSPNSIPEDERDYYLERKYPAFGNLVPRDIASRSAKEVCDAGYGVGESGKAVFLDFRDAIQRMGRDVIEDKYGNLFDMYERITGEDPYQVPMRIYPATHYTMGGLWVDYNLMSTLPGLHVLGEANFSDHGANRLGASALMQGLCDGYFVIPYTIGDYIANAHLPAVDPDAGEFEEVARQAEERLQRLLSIKGNKTPREYHRELGQIVWDKVGMSRNKQGLEEALQEIRALRSEFWENLTVPGRNDTLNKYLEIAGRVADYLELAELMAIDALKREESCGAHFREEHQTEEGEARRNDDDYMYVAAWEWKGEEQGWELHKEELKYENVTPSQRSYK, from the coding sequence ATGAAACTGGTCTCCAAAGTACCCAGCGGACCCATCGAGAAGATCTGGGACAACCACCGATTCCAAATGAAGCTCATCAATCCCGCCAACAAGCGCAAGCACGAGCTGATCGTGGTCGGGACGGGTTTAGCGGGCGGATCGGCAGCCGCTTCCCTGGCCGAACTGGGCTACCATGTGAAGGCCTTCTGCATCCAGGACTCGCCTCGCCGAGCCCACAGCATCGCCGCCCAGGGCGGCATCAACGCCGCCAAGAACTATCCCAACGACGGCGACAGCATTTGGAGGCTCTTTTACGACACGGTTAAGGGAGGCGACTATCGCTCCCGCGAATCCAACGTCTACCGCTTGGCCCAGGTTTCCAACAGCATCATCGACCAGTGCGTGGCCCAGGGCGTGCCCTTCGCCCGCGAGTACGGAGGCACCCTGGCCAACCGTTCTTTCGGCGGCGCCCAGGTTTCGCGCACCTTCTACGCCCGGGGACAGACCGGCCAGCAGCTCTTGCTGGGGGCTTACGGGGCTCTCATGCGTCAGGTCGACAGCGGGCAGGTGCAGATGTTGCCGCGCCGCGAGATGCTGGATGTAGTGGTGGTGGACGGCAAAGCCCGCGGCATCGTCGTCCGCAACCTCGACACCGGCGAGCTGGAACGTCACGCGGGGGACGCCGTCATTCTTTGCACCGGGGGATACGGCAACGTCTTCTATCTCTCCACCAACGCCTTCAACTCCAACGTGACAGCCGCCTGGCGCTGCCACCGCCGGGGCGCCGCCTTCGCCAATCCCTGCTTCACCCAGATCCACCCCACCTGCATTCCCGTCTCGGGCGACTATCAATCAAAGCTGACGCTTATGAGCGAGTCGCTGCGCAACGACGGAAGGGTGTGGGTGCCCAGGAAGAAAGACGACGACCGCTCGCCCAACAGCATTCCCGAGGACGAGCGCGATTACTACCTGGAACGCAAGTATCCGGCCTTCGGCAACCTGGTGCCGCGCGACATCGCATCGCGCAGCGCCAAAGAGGTCTGTGATGCCGGATACGGGGTGGGGGAGAGCGGAAAAGCCGTCTTCCTCGACTTTCGCGACGCCATTCAGCGCATGGGACGCGACGTCATCGAGGACAAGTACGGCAATCTCTTCGACATGTACGAGCGCATCACCGGAGAGGACCCCTACCAGGTTCCCATGCGCATTTATCCCGCGACCCACTACACCATGGGCGGGTTGTGGGTGGATTACAACCTGATGAGCACCCTGCCGGGACTGCACGTTCTGGGAGAGGCCAACTTTTCAGACCATGGAGCCAACCGGCTGGGCGCCAGCGCTCTGATGCAGGGACTGTGCGACGGCTACTTCGTGATTCCCTACACCATCGGGGACTATATCGCCAACGCCCATCTGCCCGCCGTCGATCCCGACGCCGGCGAGTTCGAAGAGGTGGCGCGCCAGGCGGAAGAGCGCTTGCAGCGGCTGCTTTCCATCAAAGGCAACAAGACCCCACGCGAATATCACCGCGAGTTGGGCCAAATCGTGTGGGACAAAGTCGGCATGTCGCGCAACAAGCAAGGCCTGGAAGAAGCCTTGCAGGAGATCAGGGCGCTGCGCAGCGAGTTCTGGGAAAACCTGACGGTGCCGGGCCGCAACGACACCCTCAACAAGTACCTGGAGATCGCCGGCCGCGTGGCCGATTACCTTGAGCTGGCCGAACTGATGGCCATCGACGCTCTCAAGCGT